The DNA window GTTTATTCTCGGCTGTTTCTTTGTAAAGATCCTCATTGAAGCAACAAAAATATTATTTTCATCCCAACCTCTATTTATATTTACGGAACAAGGAATATGGGATTTATCAAAAGAGGGTCAAAAAACATTATTGAAATGGTCTGACTTTACTCATTCCAAACTTAATCACACTCGTTCAGGTTCTGTGATCCACCTATATGGTTCAGAGCACTCATCTGTATTAGATATCAAATACATCGATATGAAGGCCAGAACCTTTCACGAATTCGTCAATCAGTTTCTGCAAACATAACAACGGCTTCCTCTGTATAAAACAACCCATCACCATAAACTTGGGATGGGTTGTTTTATGTTATTGCCGAATAACTCATAATATTTTATTAACAAGAGGCATTTTTCGGATGAAATGACTGATTACAAAACTTAAAATAGCCCCCGTGATCGAGACGATAACAAACTTTAAAAAAGGTCCCATTGCGATCTCTTCCATCGTAACTTGAAAAAGATAAACCATAAAGATATGGATTAAATAAACGGTAAACGCATTATCGGCTAACCATGTCATCAATCTCCCACGTTTGTTCCAAAAATCTCGACCAATCACCAGTAAACCTGTCATTAACCCTACACCGATGAAGGCTTCTAAGAGCGGCCATATGATAACGGATGGAATGAGATTCAACGATGTATTGGTATAGTGTATAATCCCTGCCATCACTCCAATGATAAACCAAATGACACCTGTCATCGTAGGAATGGTATTTAACCAGTTGTAACGATAAGCGATAATCCCTATTACAAAAAAGCATGCGTATTGTGGAAAGCGTCCTATTTCTAAAGGCATAAACGGGAAAATATCAACCCAGACCCCCACGGGAAACCAAATCCGAATGATAAAATTTAGAAACGCTAATATGATTGAGAAGATCAATAATGAGAAATGTCCTGGTAACGAAATGATCGGTTTTATGCGCACGTTAACAAGCGGGGATACAAATCGTGCAATGGAATAACAAACGGAGAAAACTAACAATAAAGCGATAAACCAAAGATGTCCAACTTCAAAATCACCTTGACCGATATAAACAAAAAACATGTATTCCCAAAAGCCGATATCAACCTTATCTACAACGTAGGTGATTGGGCCAAAAACCACCACTAACATAAAAACAAAAGGAATTCCTAAGAGTAAAAATCTTCCCTTTAAAAAAGAACCGATTCCTTTTC is part of the Desmospora activa DSM 45169 genome and encodes:
- a CDS encoding STM3941 family protein, with amino-acid sequence MNKQIEVYPSKTKIVFHLCVYSFVTFCLLFFSLGMMFVGFFDPETTFLLGLFGMLMFILGCFFVKILIEATKILFSSQPLFIFTEQGIWDLSKEGQKTLLKWSDFTHSKLNHTRSGSVIHLYGSEHSSVLDIKYIDMKARTFHEFVNQFLQT
- a CDS encoding acyltransferase family protein; its protein translation is MEKVKGSTESALSPISEKSRLVYLDNIKVALTLLVVAHHAGQAYGPTNDWPILSVERSSILGSFFDVNGAFLMGLFFLISAYFTPASVDRKGIGSFLKGRFLLLGIPFVFMLVVVFGPITYVVDKVDIGFWEYMFFVYIGQGDFEVGHLWFIALLLVFSVCYSIARFVSPLVNVRIKPIISLPGHFSLLIFSIILAFLNFIIRIWFPVGVWVDIFPFMPLEIGRFPQYACFFVIGIIAYRYNWLNTIPTMTGVIWFIIGVMAGIIHYTNTSLNLIPSVIIWPLLEAFIGVGLMTGLLVIGRDFWNKRGRLMTWLADNAFTVYLIHIFMVYLFQVTMEEIAMGPFLKFVIVSITGAILSFVISHFIRKMPLVNKIL